One genomic window of Cheilinus undulatus linkage group 7, ASM1832078v1, whole genome shotgun sequence includes the following:
- the b3galt2 gene encoding beta-1,3-galactosyltransferase 2 translates to MQWRRRHCCPIKMTWTVKRSLFRTHVAGLLSLALLFTLFLFFSHQDWLPGRSGPRENPLAYTVRGFRSPKGEANQSSSLRSLWRDTGYVAPKPLLNLSSQQADGAAGETGGGGGGGAARMGVMGLGDTMSTNNSLQKEMGVGGRLSAQPYRYILNEPFKCRDSTPFLILLIAAEPGQSDARNAIRQTWGNESVAMGLGFVRLFLLGTGKSSDTFLQSSIEEESRVYHDIIQQDYQDTYYNLTIKTLMGMNWVATYCPHATYVMKTDSDMFVNTEYLIQKLLKPELPPKQRYFTGYLMRGYAPNRNKDSKWYMPPELYPSERYPIFCSGTGYVFSGDMAELIYQASLSIRRLHLEDVYVGICLAKLRIDPAPPPNEFLFNHWRVSYSSCKYSHLITSHQFHPNELIKYWNHLQTNKHNACINLAKEKNGRYRHRKFHGERPP, encoded by the coding sequence ATGCAGTGGAGACGGCGGCACTGCTGTCCCATCAAGATGACCTGGACCGTCAAACGTTCGCTCTTTCGGACACATGTGGCTGGACTCCTCTCGCTGGCTCTGCTCTTCACCCTCTTCTTGTTTTTCAGCCATCAAGACTGGCTGCCGGGACGCAGCGGGCCCAGGGAAAACCCGCTGGCCTACACCGTTAGGGGCTTCCGCAGCCCCAAGGGGGAAGCAAACCAGAGCAGCTCCCTGAGGAGCCTGTGGAGAGATACGGGATATGTAGCGCCAAAGCCTCTGCTCAACCTCAGCTCTCAGCAGGCGGATGGAGCAGCGGGAGAAACAGGagggggaggtggaggaggagcagcCAGGATGGGAGTAATGGGGCTTGGGGACACGATGAGCACCAACAACAGTTTACAGAAGGAGATGGGAGTAGGAGGGAGGCTTAGTGCACAGCCCTACCGCTACATCCTAAATGAGCCCTTCAAGTGCAGGGACAGCACACCTTTCTTAATCCTCCTCATCGCTGCAGAGCCGGGCCAGTCTGATGCCCGCAACGCCATCCGTCAAACATGGGGGAACGAAAGCGTAGCAATGGGGCTGGGGTTTGTCCGCCTTTTTCTTCTCGGCACAGGAAAAAGCTCAGACACCTTTCTCCAGAGCAGCATCGAGGAAGAGAGCCGTGTTTACCATGACATCATCCAGCAGGACTATCAAGACACTTACTACAACCTGACCATCAAAACCCTGATGGGCATGAACTGGGTGGCCACTTATTGCCCACACGCCACCTACGTAATGAAGACAGACAGCGACATGTTTGTCAACACCGAGTATCTCATCCAAAAGCTGCTGAAGCCTGAGCTACCTCCGAAGCAGAGGTACTTCACAGGCTACCTGATGAGGGGCTATGCACCAAATCGAAACAAGGACAGCAAGTGGTACATGCCGCCGGAGCTGTACCCGAGCGAGCGCTACCCGATATTCTGCTCAGGAACCGGGTACGTGTTCTCAGGGGACATGGCCGAGCTGATTTACCAGGCCTCTCTCAGCATACGCAGGCTACACCTGGAGGACGTTTATGTCGGGATCTGCCTGGCTAAGCTGCGAATCGACCCGGCGCCCCCTCCCAATGAGTTCCTCTTCAACCACTGGCGGGTGTCTTACTCTAGCTGTAAGTACAGCCACCTCATCACATCCCATCAGTTCCACCCCAATGAACTTATCAAGTACTGGAACCACTTGCAGACCAACAAGCACAATGCCTGTATCAACCTGGCCAAGGAAAAGAACGGCAGGTACAGACACCGAAAGTTTCACGGAGAGAGGCCTCCTTGA